The Yoonia sp. SS1-5 genome contains a region encoding:
- the cobJ gene encoding precorrin-3B C(17)-methyltransferase, with protein MALKPVVLALSRSGEPVAHRVADALGAQVHGRAGRVAQADAFFPNALDHARDLFAAGVPIVGVCASGILIRAVAPLLADKTTEPPVISVSDDGGVVVPLLGGHRGANRLAAQVAEALGSVSAVTTAGDVAMGVALDAPPAGYRLQNPGDAKSAMAALLSGGGVALSGEPFFAQDLPVGDDLEICVAETPLAGSAARLVYHPQCFVLGLGCARNADPEAMWTHVQAILKEADIAPGAVACVASLDLKADEPAILAVADRLGVPFRVFSAAELEAEAGRLANPSDVVFAEVGCHGVAEGAALACAGADAVLTVEKVKTGEATCAIARAPEPVVTMRGRARGRLSVVGIGPGQAAWRTPEVSKLVAEADELVGYGLYIDLLGPLAVGKDRSDFPLGGEEDRCRYALEQAGKGKNVALVCSGDAGIYAMGALVFELLDRGPDQMGVSDAARRVEVICSPGVSALQGAAARAGAPLGHDFCAISLSDLLTPREDIVKRLKAAAEGDFVIAFYNPVSKRRRTLLAEARDILLAHRPADTPVMLASSLGRPEEEIRYRRLDALEVDEVDMLTVVLVGSSHSRLAQLGEGPRMFTPRGYARKIDGDLAG; from the coding sequence ATGGCTTTGAAACCTGTTGTTTTGGCCTTGTCCCGGTCAGGCGAGCCTGTGGCGCACCGTGTGGCCGACGCGTTGGGCGCACAGGTGCATGGTCGTGCGGGCCGAGTGGCGCAGGCGGACGCGTTTTTTCCCAACGCGCTGGATCACGCGCGCGATTTGTTTGCGGCGGGTGTGCCGATTGTGGGGGTCTGTGCCTCGGGGATATTGATCCGGGCTGTCGCCCCTCTCTTGGCCGACAAGACGACTGAGCCGCCGGTGATTTCAGTGTCCGATGATGGGGGTGTGGTCGTGCCATTGCTGGGTGGCCATCGTGGGGCAAACCGCTTGGCCGCGCAGGTCGCTGAGGCTCTGGGCTCTGTGTCTGCCGTGACGACTGCGGGCGATGTGGCCATGGGGGTGGCTCTTGATGCCCCGCCTGCGGGCTATCGCTTGCAGAACCCTGGGGATGCCAAATCGGCAATGGCGGCGTTGTTGTCGGGTGGTGGCGTTGCCTTGTCGGGTGAGCCGTTCTTTGCGCAGGATTTGCCTGTGGGTGATGATCTGGAGATTTGCGTGGCGGAGACGCCTTTGGCGGGGTCCGCGGCACGTCTTGTCTATCATCCGCAGTGCTTTGTGTTGGGGCTGGGCTGCGCCCGCAATGCCGACCCGGAGGCGATGTGGACCCATGTTCAAGCCATCCTGAAAGAGGCGGATATTGCCCCCGGTGCCGTGGCCTGTGTCGCATCGCTTGATCTGAAAGCGGATGAACCTGCGATCCTGGCTGTGGCGGATCGCCTGGGGGTGCCGTTCCGCGTGTTTTCCGCGGCAGAGCTGGAGGCTGAAGCCGGGCGATTGGCCAACCCGTCTGATGTGGTGTTTGCCGAAGTGGGCTGCCATGGCGTGGCCGAAGGTGCGGCACTTGCGTGCGCCGGTGCGGACGCTGTTTTGACCGTTGAGAAGGTCAAGACGGGTGAGGCGACCTGCGCCATTGCCCGCGCGCCGGAGCCTGTTGTGACGATGCGCGGCCGCGCCCGTGGTCGATTGTCAGTCGTGGGCATCGGACCGGGCCAGGCGGCCTGGCGAACGCCCGAGGTGTCAAAGCTGGTGGCGGAGGCCGACGAGCTGGTGGGCTATGGCCTTTATATCGACTTGCTGGGGCCTTTGGCTGTGGGCAAGGACCGGTCGGATTTTCCCTTGGGTGGTGAGGAGGATCGGTGCCGCTATGCGTTGGAGCAGGCGGGCAAGGGCAAGAATGTTGCCTTGGTCTGTTCCGGTGATGCGGGGATTTATGCGATGGGGGCGCTGGTGTTTGAATTGCTGGATCGTGGCCCGGACCAGATGGGCGTATCGGATGCTGCGCGCCGGGTTGAGGTGATTTGTTCGCCGGGGGTGAGTGCGTTGCAAGGGGCGGCGGCCCGTGCGGGTGCGCCTTTGGGCCACGATTTCTGTGCCATTTCCTTGTCGGATTTGCTGACCCCGCGCGAGGATATCGTCAAGCGGTTGAAAGCGGCGGCTGAAGGAGACTTTGTGATCGCTTTTTATAACCCGGTGTCAAAACGGCGGCGGACCTTGTTGGCGGAGGCGCGCGATATATTGTTGGCGCATCGTCCCGCCGATACGCCTGTGATGCTGGCCTCGTCCTTGGGTCGCCCGGAGGAGGAAATCCGCTATCGCCGGTTGGATGCGCTAGAGGTGGATGAGGTGGATATGCTGACTGTTGTGTTGGTCGGGTCATCGCATTCACGTTTGGCGCAATTGGGTGAGGGGCCGCGGATGTTTACGCCGCGTGGCTATGCCCGCAAGATTGATGGGGATCTGGCCGGGTGA
- a CDS encoding sirohydrochlorin chelatase: MKTGVMICGHGSRSQSAVDEFAVLAEKLPAYLPDDWLTDYGYLEFANPVIRDGLDKLRAARCERILAVPGMLFAAMHAKNDIPTVLNTYAAKHGMQVSYGRELGVDPKMIAAAAGRVQEAVDRANADLGDLPLEETCLVVIGRGASDPDANGNVSKVARLIQEGMGFGWCEVGYSGVTFPLVEPCLQHVTRLGYKRVIVFPYFLFSGILIDRIYGFTDQVAAEYPDIDFVKAGYLGDHPKVLETFAERILEQDSDTPPPNCGICGYRAQVLALEDGGHHHISVADRAHPAFGAVPPPTCVLCKYRTQVLGFEGEVGAVQESHHHHVEGQGANAPGSNVADCTLCDTFCTGLCRLEAQHDHHHHHHDHDHDHHHHHHHAVYPHAKHPHGPESARRPVKT; this comes from the coding sequence ATGAAAACCGGTGTCATGATCTGCGGCCATGGCTCGCGCAGCCAGTCGGCGGTGGATGAATTTGCCGTCCTGGCGGAAAAGCTGCCCGCCTATCTGCCTGACGATTGGCTGACGGATTATGGCTATCTTGAATTTGCCAACCCGGTGATCCGTGATGGCTTGGACAAGTTGCGCGCGGCGCGATGTGAGCGCATTCTGGCGGTGCCTGGCATGTTGTTTGCCGCCATGCATGCCAAGAATGATATTCCCACCGTCCTGAACACCTATGCCGCAAAACACGGGATGCAGGTCAGCTATGGCCGAGAGCTGGGTGTGGATCCCAAGATGATCGCCGCCGCTGCGGGCCGCGTGCAAGAGGCTGTGGACCGGGCCAATGCGGATCTGGGTGACCTCCCTCTGGAGGAGACCTGTCTGGTGGTTATTGGCCGTGGCGCATCCGACCCGGACGCCAATGGCAATGTGTCCAAGGTTGCCCGTCTTATCCAAGAGGGCATGGGCTTTGGCTGGTGCGAGGTTGGCTATTCCGGTGTGACCTTCCCGCTGGTTGAACCTTGCCTGCAGCATGTGACGCGGCTGGGCTACAAGCGTGTTATTGTCTTCCCGTATTTTCTGTTCTCCGGCATTCTGATTGACCGGATTTATGGCTTTACCGATCAGGTGGCAGCCGAATACCCCGACATTGATTTTGTGAAAGCCGGTTATCTGGGTGATCATCCGAAAGTACTAGAGACATTCGCTGAGCGCATCCTCGAGCAAGACAGCGACACCCCGCCCCCCAATTGCGGGATTTGCGGGTACCGTGCGCAGGTGCTGGCGTTGGAAGATGGCGGTCACCACCATATCAGCGTCGCAGACCGCGCCCATCCTGCCTTTGGGGCGGTGCCGCCGCCCACTTGCGTTTTGTGCAAATACCGCACCCAGGTGTTGGGATTTGAGGGCGAAGTAGGTGCCGTGCAGGAAAGCCATCATCATCATGTCGAAGGGCAGGGGGCCAATGCGCCGGGCTCAAACGTCGCTGATTGCACGTTATGTGATACGTTCTGCACCGGGCTTTGCAGGCTGGAGGCGCAGCATGATCACCACCACCATCATCATGACCACGATCATGATCATCATCACCACCACCATCATGCGGTCTACCCTCATGCCAAACACCCGCACGGGCCCGAAAGCGCCCGCAGACCTGTCAAAACCTGA
- a CDS encoding glutathione S-transferase family protein gives MGQLVDGVWHDVWYDTKSTGGAFKRSNAKFRNWITADGSPGPSGGGGFKAESGRYHLYVSYACPWAHRTLVFRAIKGLTAHIGVSAVHPDMLSEGWTFETDDQGATGDQLFGLPYARDIYIKADPQISGRVTVPILWDTQKNTIVSNESSEIIRMFNSAFNDLTGNTDDYWPEAMRDDIEEVNARIYDTLNNGVYKSGFATTQDAYEAAVYPLFDTLDWLEDRLSQNRYLMGDQITEADWRLWTTLIRFDMVYHQHFKCNRKRIMDYPNIMGFTRELYQWPGVAETVNMDHIVRHYHYSHESINPNRIVPINPQINWEAPHGRG, from the coding sequence ATGGGCCAACTGGTTGACGGCGTCTGGCATGACGTTTGGTATGATACGAAATCCACTGGCGGGGCGTTCAAACGCTCCAACGCGAAATTTCGCAACTGGATCACAGCGGATGGCAGCCCGGGACCGTCCGGCGGTGGCGGGTTCAAGGCCGAAAGCGGGCGCTACCATCTTTACGTCTCTTACGCGTGCCCGTGGGCCCACCGGACACTGGTGTTTCGCGCGATCAAGGGACTGACCGCACATATCGGCGTCTCGGCCGTGCACCCCGATATGTTGTCCGAAGGCTGGACATTCGAAACTGATGATCAGGGTGCGACGGGCGATCAGCTTTTTGGGCTGCCCTATGCGCGCGACATCTACATCAAGGCTGATCCGCAGATCTCTGGCCGGGTCACTGTCCCGATCCTGTGGGATACGCAGAAAAACACCATCGTGTCGAATGAATCGTCAGAGATCATCCGGATGTTCAACAGCGCCTTCAACGATCTGACCGGCAACACCGATGACTACTGGCCCGAAGCGATGCGGGACGACATCGAAGAGGTGAACGCCCGCATCTATGACACGCTGAATAACGGGGTCTACAAATCGGGCTTTGCCACAACGCAAGACGCCTATGAGGCGGCTGTATACCCGCTGTTTGACACACTTGACTGGCTGGAAGATCGGCTAAGCCAGAACCGCTATCTGATGGGCGACCAGATCACCGAGGCGGATTGGCGGCTGTGGACCACGCTGATCCGGTTTGACATGGTCTATCACCAGCATTTCAAATGCAACCGCAAGCGGATCATGGACTACCCCAACATCATGGGCTTCACCCGCGAGCTATATCAGTGGCCCGGTGTGGCCGAGACGGTGAACATGGATCACATCGTGCGGCACTATCACTACAGCCATGAAAGCATCAATCCGAACCGGATTGTTCCGATCAATCCTCAGATCAATTGGGAAGCGCCACACGGTCGGGGCTAG
- a CDS encoding DUF6732 family protein produces MRILLSLMLVFAGSAAVAHPGHWADVAGHDHWVAGAAIGLAGLAAIWGALKGKKAKEDTADDAPEEEAA; encoded by the coding sequence ATGCGTATTTTGCTGTCTCTGATGCTGGTTTTTGCAGGCTCTGCTGCTGTGGCACATCCCGGCCATTGGGCAGATGTGGCCGGGCACGACCATTGGGTCGCGGGCGCCGCGATTGGCCTGGCGGGTCTTGCCGCCATCTGGGGCGCGCTCAAGGGCAAAAAGGCGAAAGAAGACACAGCTGACGACGCACCTGAAGAGGAAGCCGCATGA
- a CDS encoding DUF1636 domain-containing protein, with translation MKTWITICDTCKREGWETGDMAQTDGESLAVLVEAAATGLEHVKTRRVSCLMGCKGACNVSIQANGKLNYTLGAFEPNAEAASGIVAYAMAHSESETGQVPYREWPQAIKGHFVTRHPPLPADE, from the coding sequence ATGAAAACATGGATCACGATATGCGACACCTGCAAGCGCGAGGGCTGGGAAACCGGTGATATGGCGCAGACAGATGGCGAATCCCTGGCCGTTTTGGTCGAAGCCGCCGCAACAGGTCTGGAACATGTCAAAACCCGCCGTGTCTCATGCCTGATGGGATGCAAGGGGGCATGCAACGTGTCTATTCAGGCCAATGGCAAACTGAATTACACCTTGGGCGCATTTGAACCCAATGCAGAGGCAGCGTCAGGGATCGTCGCCTATGCGATGGCCCATTCGGAAAGCGAAACCGGCCAGGTCCCCTATCGCGAATGGCCGCAGGCCATCAAAGGTCACTTTGTGACCCGTCACCCCCCGCTACCTGCTGACGAATGA
- a CDS encoding aminotransferase class I/II-fold pyridoxal phosphate-dependent enzyme, whose amino-acid sequence MRMDRDHGGDLDAAITRYGGTRADWLDLSTGINPVPYPLPHLATEAWTALPDKAAFARLYDLARAFWNVPADAAIIGAAGASALIAALPQVAGPGQVNIPGPTYNEHGAAFLAAGWTLAEDANDALVAVHPNNPDGYLWEASALTAPLTIIDESFCDVMPAQTMIARAAEPGTVILKSFGKFWGLAGLRLGFAIGDPAIINRLGDLLGPWQISGPALSIGANALSDPHWADDTRKRLAADADRLDALLQRAGAKVLGGTSLFQLYQVKDAQASQRHLAAGKVWSRVFPYAPEWIRLGLPAPDRWAQLEAAL is encoded by the coding sequence ATGAGGATGGACCGGGATCATGGCGGTGATCTGGATGCAGCCATCACCCGTTATGGCGGAACCCGGGCGGATTGGCTTGATCTGTCGACCGGGATCAACCCCGTCCCATATCCCCTGCCCCATCTTGCAACAGAAGCCTGGACCGCCCTGCCTGACAAGGCTGCCTTCGCCCGCCTTTACGATCTCGCCCGGGCATTCTGGAATGTCCCGGCAGACGCCGCAATCATCGGCGCGGCGGGCGCTTCTGCCCTGATTGCGGCACTGCCACAGGTTGCGGGCCCGGGGCAGGTTAACATTCCGGGCCCCACATATAACGAACACGGCGCCGCATTTCTGGCTGCGGGCTGGACATTGGCAGAAGATGCAAACGATGCCCTTGTGGCGGTCCATCCCAACAATCCTGACGGCTACCTGTGGGAGGCGTCCGCACTGACCGCCCCACTGACGATTATCGACGAAAGCTTTTGTGATGTAATGCCCGCACAGACAATGATCGCGCGCGCGGCAGAGCCCGGAACAGTCATCCTGAAAAGCTTTGGGAAATTCTGGGGGCTGGCTGGCTTGCGGCTGGGATTTGCAATCGGTGATCCCGCGATCATCAATCGGCTGGGTGATCTTTTGGGACCCTGGCAGATTTCTGGTCCGGCGCTGTCAATCGGGGCCAATGCCTTGTCAGATCCCCATTGGGCCGATGATACCCGCAAACGGTTGGCCGCCGATGCAGACCGGCTGGATGCACTGCTACAGCGCGCGGGTGCAAAGGTGCTGGGCGGGACATCGCTGTTCCAGCTTTATCAGGTCAAGGATGCGCAAGCCTCGCAACGGCACCTTGCCGCAGGCAAGGTTTGGTCGCGGGTCTTCCCCTATGCGCCGGAATGGATCCGTCTGGGCCTTCCCGCACCAGATCGCTGGGCGCAGTTAGAGGCGGCGCTATGA
- the cobI gene encoding precorrin-2 C(20)-methyltransferase — MTGDARLAPSPLPPSRGTLYGVGLGPGAPDLITLRAARLIERAAVVAYPTLAGADSFARSIAAELIADNAREIVMDVPMSVERAPAQVAYDQGAASISDALDAGDDVVCLCEGDPFFYGSFMYLFARLSDRYRVEVVPGVTSVTACAARAGMPLAARNERLTVLPGPLPEEELRARIEGAESVVIMKVGRHLPKIRAVIDGLGLTASAVYVERATLPDEVVLPLADAPEKAPYFSMILLTKGADPWL; from the coding sequence ATGACTGGAGACGCTCGGTTGGCGCCATCGCCCCTCCCGCCATCCCGTGGCACGCTTTATGGCGTAGGCTTAGGCCCGGGTGCGCCGGATTTGATCACTTTGCGTGCGGCCCGACTGATTGAGCGCGCAGCGGTGGTCGCCTATCCGACATTGGCGGGCGCTGACAGTTTTGCCCGATCTATTGCAGCGGAGTTGATTGCCGACAATGCGCGCGAGATCGTCATGGATGTCCCGATGTCGGTGGAGCGTGCGCCTGCGCAGGTGGCTTATGATCAAGGTGCTGCCTCTATTTCGGACGCTCTGGATGCGGGTGATGATGTGGTGTGTCTGTGTGAGGGTGATCCGTTTTTCTACGGCTCATTTATGTATTTATTCGCCCGTTTGTCAGATCGCTACCGGGTGGAGGTGGTGCCGGGTGTGACATCGGTCACCGCCTGTGCGGCCCGCGCGGGAATGCCGTTGGCGGCCCGCAATGAACGGTTGACCGTGTTGCCCGGACCCTTGCCCGAGGAAGAGCTGCGTGCCCGGATCGAAGGCGCTGAAAGCGTTGTGATCATGAAGGTGGGGCGGCATTTGCCGAAAATTCGTGCTGTGATTGATGGGTTGGGGCTGACGGCGTCGGCTGTATATGTGGAGCGCGCCACATTGCCGGACGAGGTTGTGTTGCCACTGGCGGATGCACCCGAAAAGGCCCCCTATTTTTCGATGATTTTGCTGACTAAAGGGGCTGATCCATGGCTTTGA
- a CDS encoding response regulator gives MKVLIVQSNVTLGQLWKRHLERLDADVIHVHSGFDAINQIELQDFDVIVLDLFLSEGSALTVADLAEFRQPDANVVFVTDTTFFSDGSIFHHSSNARAFIETSTPPKDLAAIVDYYGRPSPDRVALPN, from the coding sequence ATGAAAGTCCTGATCGTCCAAAGCAATGTTACTCTCGGGCAGCTGTGGAAACGGCACCTGGAGCGTTTGGATGCGGACGTTATTCATGTGCATTCCGGCTTTGACGCCATCAATCAGATCGAATTGCAAGATTTCGATGTGATCGTCCTTGATCTCTTCCTCAGCGAAGGCAGCGCGCTGACCGTGGCCGACCTCGCCGAGTTTCGGCAGCCCGATGCCAATGTTGTCTTTGTGACGGATACAACCTTCTTTTCGGACGGGTCGATCTTTCATCACAGTTCAAACGCGCGCGCCTTTATCGAGACAAGCACGCCGCCAAAGGATCTGGCGGCGATCGTCGATTATTACGGACGCCCTAGCCCCGACCGTGTGGCGCTTCCCAATTGA
- a CDS encoding precorrin-8X methylmutase: protein MRPYETDPAAIYAASFATVRAEARLDRFAPALQPLITRLIHSCGMIEVADRLVFSPDAVTAGQAALAAGAPVLCDCEMVGAGIIRRYLPAANDVIVTLNDPSVPDRAKEIGNTRSAAAVELWRDRIEGAVVAVGNAPTALFHLLELIDGGWPKPAVILGFPVGFIGAAESKAELARDPRGCAFVALRGRRGGSAMASAAVNALAAGLPEDV from the coding sequence ATGCGCCCCTATGAAACCGACCCCGCCGCAATCTACGCGGCCAGTTTTGCGACCGTGCGGGCAGAGGCGCGGCTGGACCGGTTTGCACCCGCACTGCAGCCTTTGATCACGCGGCTGATCCACTCCTGTGGCATGATCGAGGTCGCGGATCGGTTGGTGTTTTCGCCCGATGCTGTCACCGCTGGTCAGGCGGCCCTGGCGGCAGGTGCGCCCGTGCTGTGTGATTGCGAAATGGTGGGTGCGGGGATTATTCGCAGGTATTTGCCGGCCGCGAATGATGTGATTGTGACCTTGAATGATCCATCCGTTCCGGACCGGGCCAAAGAGATAGGCAATACACGGTCGGCAGCAGCGGTAGAGCTCTGGCGCGACCGGATAGAAGGCGCTGTCGTTGCCGTCGGCAATGCGCCGACAGCCTTGTTTCATTTGCTCGAATTGATCGACGGGGGATGGCCGAAACCAGCGGTCATCCTGGGCTTTCCGGTGGGTTTCATCGGTGCGGCGGAAAGCAAGGCCGAACTGGCCCGCGACCCGCGCGGTTGCGCGTTTGTTGCCCTTCGCGGGCGCAGAGGCGGGTCGGCCATGGCCTCGGCTGCGGTGAATGCATTGGCTGCGGGGTTGCCGGAAGATGTCTGA
- a CDS encoding asparaginase produces MANPVDLVEVWRGDLIESVHQGHAVICDAKGQITAAWGDPAALIYPRSSCKMVQALPLLESGAGRDLTDAQLALACASHDAAAIHVDGVGAWLRDMGLTDDDLRCGPQMPRDPDIRRALIKADQPICQVHNNCSGKHAGFLAFSRHLRAGPEYDQIDHPVQQACKAAFEEVTGETSPIFGSDGCSAPNHACTMHGLARAMAFFAAADDHSGVRAQAAERLVDAMTTFPELVAGENRACTNLMRAMGGKVAVKTGAEGVFVAIIPALRLGVAVKITDGATRASECAIAAILVRLGVLDAAHPAAKARMMPDQTNRRGIVTGVIKPAPALLAAF; encoded by the coding sequence ATGGCAAATCCGGTTGATTTGGTCGAGGTCTGGCGGGGCGATCTGATTGAATCGGTGCATCAGGGGCATGCAGTGATCTGTGATGCAAAGGGCCAGATTACCGCCGCCTGGGGGGATCCGGCGGCGCTGATCTACCCGCGCTCATCGTGCAAGATGGTCCAGGCCCTGCCGCTGCTGGAAAGCGGTGCGGGCCGTGATCTGACGGATGCGCAGCTTGCGCTGGCCTGCGCCTCGCATGATGCGGCGGCGATCCATGTTGATGGGGTCGGTGCGTGGCTGCGGGATATGGGGCTGACGGATGATGATCTGCGTTGCGGGCCGCAAATGCCCCGTGATCCCGATATCAGGCGTGCCCTGATCAAGGCGGACCAGCCGATCTGCCAGGTCCATAACAATTGTTCAGGCAAGCATGCCGGCTTTCTGGCGTTCAGCAGACATCTGCGCGCAGGTCCCGAATATGACCAGATTGACCACCCGGTGCAGCAAGCCTGCAAAGCCGCGTTCGAGGAGGTCACCGGCGAAACCAGCCCGATCTTCGGGAGTGACGGCTGCTCTGCCCCGAACCATGCCTGCACGATGCATGGCCTTGCGCGTGCGATGGCTTTTTTCGCGGCGGCCGACGATCACAGCGGTGTCAGGGCGCAGGCGGCGGAGCGGCTTGTTGATGCAATGACAACCTTTCCCGAGCTTGTTGCCGGCGAAAATCGGGCATGCACTAACCTGATGCGCGCCATGGGCGGCAAAGTGGCCGTCAAGACGGGGGCAGAGGGTGTCTTTGTCGCAATCATTCCGGCGTTGCGCCTGGGCGTGGCTGTCAAGATTACTGATGGGGCCACGCGCGCAAGTGAATGCGCGATTGCGGCGATCCTCGTGCGTCTGGGGGTATTGGACGCAGCGCATCCGGCGGCGAAGGCCCGGATGATGCCGGATCAGACAAACCGGCGCGGCATCGTGACAGGTGTGATCAAACCCGCCCCCGCCTTGCTGGCTGCGTTCTAG
- the cbiB gene encoding adenosylcobinamide-phosphate synthase CbiB gives MILVFGMILDAIFGEPKWLWDRVPHPAVLTGRLINWCDRSFNKGDQQRLMGTMTIVEICIAAAIVGWVLEQLPGGVVDVIVLGILLAHKSLVTHITRVGDALRLSLGDGKRAVQMVVGRDTKDMSRSQVARAAIESAAENLSDGVIAPIFWFWVAGLPGLLIYKAVNTADSMIGYRTERHAAFGWASARLDDLLNLIPARLTAALIWLVTGRPDPRPILQEAPLHRSPNAGWPEAALAHGLDIALSGPRSYDGTVRDEPFVNAGGEHDLTPDHVDMAVRVLWHCWWGVFALAALWAVVF, from the coding sequence ATGATCCTAGTGTTCGGCATGATCCTTGACGCGATCTTTGGCGAGCCGAAATGGCTGTGGGACCGCGTCCCACATCCGGCGGTTCTGACCGGGCGCCTGATTAACTGGTGTGATCGCAGTTTCAACAAGGGTGACCAACAGCGCCTGATGGGGACCATGACAATTGTCGAGATCTGCATTGCGGCAGCAATCGTCGGATGGGTGTTGGAACAATTGCCCGGCGGCGTGGTTGACGTGATTGTCCTTGGCATTCTGCTGGCCCACAAATCCCTTGTCACCCATATCACCCGGGTTGGCGATGCGCTGCGTCTGTCCCTTGGTGACGGTAAGCGTGCGGTGCAGATGGTGGTCGGTCGTGATACCAAAGACATGAGCCGCAGCCAGGTCGCCCGGGCCGCGATCGAAAGTGCGGCGGAAAATCTGTCCGACGGTGTGATTGCGCCGATTTTCTGGTTCTGGGTTGCGGGTTTGCCCGGGCTGCTGATCTACAAGGCCGTGAATACCGCGGATAGCATGATCGGCTACCGCACCGAACGTCACGCGGCATTTGGCTGGGCCTCTGCCCGTCTGGATGATCTGCTGAACCTGATCCCTGCCCGTCTGACAGCTGCGTTGATCTGGTTGGTGACAGGCCGCCCTGACCCGCGGCCGATCCTGCAAGAGGCCCCGCTGCATCGCTCACCCAATGCAGGATGGCCAGAGGCCGCGCTGGCCCACGGGCTGGATATCGCGCTGAGCGGGCCGCGCAGTTATGACGGCACCGTCAGAGACGAGCCTTTTGTCAACGCTGGCGGAGAACACGACCTGACCCCGGACCATGTGGATATGGCCGTTCGGGTTCTGTGGCATTGCTGGTGGGGCGTATTTGCCCTTGCCGCTTTGTGGGCTGTCGTCTTTTAG
- the cbiE gene encoding precorrin-6y C5,15-methyltransferase (decarboxylating) subunit CbiE, translated as MSDPWLHIVGIGEDGMDGLVPATRAVIEAAEIIIGGDRHHVLADNLTAERLAWPHPFDALIETIKGLHGRRVVVLATGDPLWFSVGARIGRAIDPSQITYHPQLSAFQLAAARMGWSLPDVETLTVHGRPVEQMIAFIQPDARLLVLTTGAETPAQIARFLTERGFGQSRMTVLAAMGGKDEARFDGVADSWDHVVPAFNTLAVDCIAAPNAALLPRVPGLADDLFQSDGTMTKQEVRAATVAKLMPMRGALLWDIGCGCGSVAIEWMRAARYARAVGIEPRADRRAMAAANALALGAPKLELVDGEVPDALEGLAAPDAIFIGGGLSRQTFEAAWDTLRPLGRMVANAVTLESEAELIALHKAYGGDLVKLSVHRAEPVGRLTGWRPLMPVTQWSLVKR; from the coding sequence ATGTCTGATCCCTGGTTGCATATTGTGGGCATCGGCGAAGACGGCATGGATGGTCTGGTGCCAGCCACGCGCGCCGTGATTGAGGCCGCCGAGATTATCATTGGCGGTGACCGGCATCATGTGCTGGCAGACAATCTGACCGCCGAGCGTCTGGCCTGGCCGCACCCTTTTGATGCATTGATCGAGACGATCAAGGGCCTGCATGGCCGTCGTGTTGTTGTTCTGGCCACGGGCGATCCATTGTGGTTTTCCGTCGGCGCCAGGATCGGCCGCGCGATTGACCCCTCCCAGATCACCTATCATCCACAATTATCGGCCTTTCAGCTTGCGGCGGCCCGGATGGGCTGGTCCCTGCCGGATGTGGAAACATTGACAGTGCATGGCCGCCCGGTTGAGCAGATGATCGCATTCATTCAACCGGATGCGCGCCTGCTGGTGCTGACCACAGGCGCCGAAACACCGGCGCAGATTGCGCGATTTCTGACCGAACGCGGCTTTGGCCAATCAAGGATGACAGTCCTTGCTGCGATGGGTGGCAAAGATGAGGCGCGTTTCGACGGGGTGGCCGATAGTTGGGATCATGTGGTTCCCGCGTTCAACACCTTGGCTGTGGATTGTATTGCCGCCCCGAATGCGGCCCTGCTGCCCCGTGTGCCGGGATTGGCGGATGATCTGTTTCAATCTGATGGCACGATGACCAAGCAAGAGGTGCGTGCGGCCACGGTGGCCAAGCTGATGCCGATGCGGGGCGCGCTTTTGTGGGATATCGGCTGTGGCTGTGGGTCGGTCGCGATTGAGTGGATGCGCGCGGCCCGCTACGCCCGTGCTGTGGGGATTGAACCGCGTGCGGACCGGCGTGCAATGGCGGCGGCAAATGCGTTGGCGCTGGGCGCACCGAAGCTGGAGCTGGTGGATGGCGAGGTGCCGGATGCTTTGGAGGGATTGGCGGCACCTGATGCGATTTTCATCGGGGGGGGCTTGAGCCGTCAGACGTTTGAAGCGGCGTGGGATACGTTGCGTCCGTTAGGCCGGATGGTGGCCAACGCTGTGACGTTGGAAAGTGAGGCAGAGCTGATCGCTTTGCATAAGGCTTATGGCGGTGATTTGGTCAAGCTGTCGGTGCATCGCGCCGAACCTGTGGGTCGCTTGACAGGCTGGCGTCCGCTGATGCCTGTGACCCAGTGGAGTTTGGTAAAGCGATGA